The following are encoded together in the Desulfococcus multivorans genome:
- a CDS encoding Do family serine endopeptidase, producing the protein MKIIHHKAAIMLLTGIALVITAISALQAPAAEFKRENAVVKAVRKVSPAVVNISSERPARDRRPPFNGMDPLFDWFFKDFFESNPRRQYQRNSLGSGVIIDGRRGFILTNAHVIFQAGRITVTLKDEREFEATIVGADPDSDLAVLRIDSKAPLPAVDMGDSSDLMIGEDVIAIGNPFGFSHTVTTGVVSALNRNIRADNAVYHDFIQTDASINPGNSGGPLLNINGVLIGINTAIYAKAQGIGFAIPINKASRVVADLIAYGEVPQTWIGVTVQGITEQMARYFNLSVQGGVLVKQVEPDSPAHAEGVREGDIILSLRNIKIQSAGEFNAAMRGITAGEKIQIVLWRNGGMLKKTVKADIFPLDKASELGYRLLGVKVKNALSPQDRNNGAVITTVRSDSYLAEIGVQTGDIIRQIDEMKVENTQDFERAVIKYRNKGSVVILLQRGDRGYYITVKL; encoded by the coding sequence ATGAAAATAATCCACCACAAAGCCGCGATTATGCTCCTGACGGGGATCGCGCTCGTCATCACGGCCATATCCGCCCTGCAAGCTCCCGCCGCCGAATTCAAGCGGGAAAACGCCGTTGTCAAAGCCGTTCGAAAAGTCAGCCCGGCAGTGGTCAACATCAGTTCGGAGCGCCCTGCCAGGGACCGACGCCCCCCATTCAATGGGATGGATCCTCTATTCGATTGGTTTTTCAAGGATTTCTTTGAGTCCAACCCGAGACGTCAGTATCAACGCAACAGTCTCGGCTCCGGCGTCATCATCGACGGTCGACGAGGCTTCATTCTCACCAACGCCCACGTCATCTTTCAGGCAGGCAGGATCACCGTCACGCTGAAAGATGAACGGGAATTCGAAGCAACCATCGTGGGCGCGGACCCGGATTCAGATCTGGCGGTCCTCAGAATCGACTCCAAAGCGCCGTTGCCGGCTGTCGATATGGGGGATTCAAGCGATCTGATGATCGGCGAAGACGTCATCGCCATCGGCAATCCATTCGGCTTCTCCCACACCGTGACCACTGGGGTCGTCAGCGCGCTGAACCGGAACATCCGGGCCGACAACGCGGTCTACCACGATTTTATTCAGACGGATGCATCCATCAATCCCGGTAACAGCGGCGGTCCCTTACTGAATATCAACGGCGTGCTGATCGGCATCAACACCGCCATTTATGCCAAAGCCCAGGGTATCGGGTTTGCCATCCCCATCAACAAGGCCTCAAGGGTCGTTGCGGACCTCATTGCTTACGGAGAAGTTCCTCAAACATGGATCGGGGTCACCGTTCAGGGAATCACGGAGCAGATGGCCCGATATTTCAATCTGTCCGTTCAAGGCGGAGTCCTGGTCAAGCAGGTGGAGCCCGACAGTCCAGCCCACGCCGAAGGTGTTCGGGAGGGCGACATCATCCTTTCACTGCGTAATATCAAGATCCAATCGGCAGGGGAATTCAACGCAGCAATGAGAGGAATTACCGCAGGGGAAAAGATTCAAATCGTTCTGTGGCGAAACGGCGGCATGTTGAAAAAAACAGTCAAGGCCGACATATTTCCCCTCGACAAGGCGTCTGAACTGGGGTACCGCCTTCTGGGAGTCAAGGTCAAGAATGCTCTTTCTCCACAGGACCGAAACAACGGAGCGGTCATCACCACGGTACGGTCGGATTCCTATCTCGCCGAAATCGGGGTCCAGACAGGCGACATTATTCGTCAGATAGATGAGATGAAGGTCGAAAACACCCAGGACTTCGAGCGGGCCGTTATCAAATACCGGAACAAAGGATCGGTGGTCATCCTCTTGCAGCGCGGTGATCGAGGGTATTACATCACCGTTAAATTATAG
- a CDS encoding valine--tRNA ligase, with protein MSIDLLDKGYEPHDVEKRWYDFWEKERLFAAEERSDKRSYAIVIPPPNVTGVLHMGHALNNALQDILCRYRRLRGDNVLWMPGTDHAGIATQNVVERHLAAGGLDRHQLGREKFIERVWEWRKEYGGAIIHQLKRLGASCDWERERFTMDDGLSKAVRKVFVQLYDEGLIYQGNYIINWCPRCRTALADLEVEHEEVNAHLYYIRYPFPDGSGAVTVATTRPETMLGDTAVAVNPEDERYLNLPEEAVILPLLNRSIPIIRDSYVDTAFGTGALKVTPAHDPNDFEIGRRHNLPAVKVIGDDGRMTSDAGKYEGMDRFACRKAVIEDLRAQGLLEKITPLVHSVGHCYRCHTAIEPNLSKQWFVKAKPLADKAMAAVKTGKTRIIPDIWEKTYFEWLENIRDWCISRQIWWGHQIPAWTCEACGNLMVAMTAPSACTECGSADLVQETDVLDTWFSSALWPFSTMGWPEKTPLLETFYPTSVLITGFDILFFWVARMMMMGIHFMNDVPFRDVYVHALVRDENGQKMSKSKGNVIDPLNVVEKYGTDAFRFTLAAFAAQGRDVKMSEKRVEGYRNFINKLWNATRFSLMHLDKAYPDIPTDRISLADQWILSRLNRVIRTVEEALSGYHFNEAANTLYQFVWHEFCDWYLEAVKPALYGNMGDAARDAARSVLWRVLRETLILLHPFIPFVTEEIWNKLPGTKGSIMRAAFPLDNPDTAVIVSAPEAEIKMNTVMDIITGVRNIRGEMNIQPSAALEVIIHSPDDAVRTTIEAQSGIIKDLARLKSLMVSTPGERPKSAATAVLENAAVFVSLEGILDIDMETMRLEKEMAKIDKALTGISKKLNNEDFLAKAPEDVVEKVREKHRGLMEKRQKLEVNMEKIKALDLN; from the coding sequence ATGAGCATCGATCTGCTTGACAAGGGGTATGAGCCCCATGACGTGGAAAAACGCTGGTATGATTTTTGGGAAAAAGAAAGACTGTTCGCCGCCGAAGAGCGGAGCGATAAAAGGAGTTATGCTATCGTCATCCCCCCGCCCAACGTCACCGGCGTTCTTCACATGGGACATGCCCTGAACAATGCGCTTCAAGACATTCTCTGCCGTTACCGGCGGCTCCGCGGCGACAACGTGCTCTGGATGCCCGGTACCGACCACGCCGGCATCGCCACTCAGAACGTGGTGGAACGACATCTTGCCGCGGGCGGTTTGGACCGCCATCAGTTGGGTCGGGAGAAGTTCATAGAACGGGTATGGGAATGGCGCAAGGAATACGGCGGGGCCATCATCCACCAACTCAAGCGGCTGGGTGCATCCTGCGATTGGGAGCGAGAGCGGTTTACCATGGATGACGGTCTGTCCAAAGCGGTCCGGAAGGTGTTCGTCCAGCTTTACGACGAAGGCCTGATCTACCAGGGCAATTATATCATCAACTGGTGCCCCAGATGCCGTACTGCCCTGGCCGACCTGGAGGTGGAACACGAGGAAGTGAACGCCCATCTCTACTACATCCGATATCCATTTCCCGACGGGTCGGGCGCCGTCACCGTGGCAACGACCCGACCTGAAACCATGCTGGGTGATACGGCCGTTGCCGTCAATCCCGAGGACGAGCGGTATTTGAACCTTCCAGAGGAAGCCGTGATCCTTCCTCTGCTGAACCGCTCCATTCCGATCATTCGAGACAGTTATGTGGATACGGCATTCGGAACCGGCGCGCTCAAGGTTACGCCGGCTCATGATCCCAATGACTTCGAGATCGGTCGGCGCCACAACCTGCCTGCCGTCAAGGTCATTGGCGACGACGGCCGCATGACGAGCGACGCAGGGAAATATGAGGGCATGGATCGGTTCGCGTGCCGGAAAGCCGTGATCGAGGATTTGCGTGCCCAGGGCCTGCTCGAAAAAATCACACCGCTTGTCCACAGTGTGGGACATTGCTACCGGTGTCACACGGCCATCGAGCCCAATCTCTCCAAGCAATGGTTCGTCAAAGCCAAGCCTCTGGCGGACAAAGCCATGGCCGCCGTCAAAACGGGAAAGACGCGCATCATTCCAGACATATGGGAAAAAACCTATTTTGAATGGCTTGAGAACATCCGGGATTGGTGCATCTCCCGCCAGATCTGGTGGGGCCATCAGATTCCGGCCTGGACCTGCGAGGCCTGCGGAAATCTGATGGTGGCCATGACGGCACCTTCGGCATGCACCGAATGCGGGAGCGCCGATCTTGTTCAGGAGACGGACGTCCTTGACACGTGGTTCAGCTCGGCGCTGTGGCCCTTCTCGACCATGGGATGGCCGGAAAAAACACCCCTCCTGGAAACCTTCTACCCCACGTCGGTGCTTATTACCGGATTCGATATCCTGTTTTTCTGGGTCGCCCGCATGATGATGATGGGAATCCATTTCATGAACGACGTCCCGTTCCGCGATGTCTACGTTCATGCCCTTGTCCGGGATGAAAACGGCCAGAAAATGAGCAAGTCCAAGGGTAATGTCATCGACCCTTTGAACGTCGTCGAAAAATACGGGACTGATGCCTTCCGCTTTACCTTAGCCGCTTTCGCCGCTCAGGGAAGAGATGTGAAGATGTCCGAAAAACGGGTCGAAGGTTACCGAAATTTTATCAACAAACTCTGGAATGCCACCCGATTTTCCCTGATGCACCTGGACAAGGCATACCCCGACATCCCCACAGACCGTATCTCCCTGGCGGATCAGTGGATCTTGTCGCGGTTGAACCGGGTCATCCGGACGGTCGAGGAAGCACTTTCCGGCTACCATTTCAACGAAGCCGCCAACACCCTCTATCAGTTCGTCTGGCACGAATTCTGCGACTGGTACCTCGAGGCCGTCAAACCGGCCCTTTACGGCAATATGGGCGATGCGGCAAGAGATGCGGCACGAAGCGTCCTGTGGCGGGTTCTCAGGGAAACGCTCATCCTGCTCCATCCGTTCATCCCCTTCGTCACTGAAGAGATCTGGAACAAGTTGCCGGGCACCAAGGGATCCATCATGCGGGCCGCCTTCCCCCTGGATAATCCCGACACCGCGGTTATTGTTTCAGCACCCGAAGCCGAGATCAAAATGAATACGGTCATGGACATCATCACCGGTGTCCGCAATATTCGGGGAGAGATGAATATTCAGCCGTCCGCCGCCTTGGAGGTCATCATCCACTCGCCGGATGACGCGGTGCGTACGACCATTGAGGCGCAAAGCGGGATTATCAAGGACTTGGCCCGCCTCAAATCCCTCATGGTCTCGACGCCGGGGGAACGACCGAAATCGGCGGCGACGGCCGTTCTGGAAAATGCCGCCGTCTTCGTTTCCCTGGAGGGGATCCTTGATATCGATATGGAAACCATGCGCCTGGAAAAGGAGATGGCCAAGATCGACAAAGCGTTGACCGGAATCTCGAAAAAACTCAACAACGAGGATTTCCTGGCCAAAGCCCCCGAGGACGTAGTGGAAAAGGTTCGGGAGAAGCATCGCGGTCTGATGGAAAAACGACAGAAACTCGAAGTCAATATGGAGAAGATCAAGGCGCTGGATCTCAATTAA
- a CDS encoding dynamin family protein, producing MLPERQGRDAIAHRLNVLITLVRAARFFDIEARAKVEKELLLGGISRIAVVGEAASGKSTFINRKVLSEDILPMTGGTAVPVEIHNSPDRRMEIIPYVERSNFPMTGNGMKSGGMTGLQVCEGPAVIIADPTPADVMRHVSGSTLEARERLAETTARVRIFLDTSAPTGLILVDTPGIGPVNRATVATRYRILPGCDDIFFLPLDRVLSSAERAFLDSPALTGRRIRSLLPGAGWSRQDSDESSSWSVAAHDRRFTFAVRAEPVIRHQAFLARTRCDAEMSARRKSATECRRIETEIGILETEIRIEAAKQLSRLNVDLTALKTRMSEVIERKITTAAEGISLPVLTTLESAVAGCTAETMAAIQSLAKQYESKSRELLAPWNVLIQRELGVVTVPGEHRGFHARVLAAIALARINPYSILADILPGMLTCKPAVIVHRLEAIAMDVPRRVESVFRPVEELFPAEWNDEINGRMNTVRQGISAARRGPMEFERESLLRTIRTKLHAIARKNRL from the coding sequence ATGCTCCCCGAACGGCAAGGTCGAGACGCAATAGCGCACCGTTTAAATGTCCTGATCACGCTCGTTCGAGCCGCCAGGTTCTTCGACATCGAAGCCCGGGCGAAGGTCGAAAAGGAACTTTTGCTGGGCGGCATCAGCCGTATCGCTGTCGTCGGCGAAGCGGCTTCCGGAAAGTCGACTTTCATCAACCGAAAAGTGCTTTCGGAAGACATTCTCCCCATGACGGGCGGCACCGCCGTCCCCGTAGAGATCCACAACAGTCCTGACAGGCGTATGGAGATCATCCCCTATGTCGAACGTTCAAATTTCCCCATGACGGGAAACGGAATGAAATCAGGGGGGATGACCGGTTTGCAGGTATGCGAAGGCCCTGCCGTTATCATCGCCGATCCGACACCGGCGGATGTAATGCGTCATGTGTCGGGATCAACCCTTGAAGCACGAGAACGCCTCGCCGAGACCACCGCTCGGGTCAGAATTTTCCTGGATACATCCGCGCCGACGGGCCTGATCCTGGTAGACACCCCCGGCATTGGTCCCGTGAACCGTGCAACCGTCGCCACCCGCTATCGCATTCTTCCCGGTTGCGACGACATTTTCTTTCTGCCCTTGGATAGAGTGCTTTCATCGGCCGAACGAGCGTTTCTCGATAGTCCGGCACTGACGGGGCGTCGGATCAGATCATTGCTCCCCGGCGCCGGGTGGTCCCGACAAGACAGCGACGAGAGCTCGTCGTGGTCGGTGGCGGCCCACGACCGACGGTTCACTTTTGCCGTTCGTGCCGAACCGGTGATCCGTCACCAGGCGTTCCTGGCCCGAACCCGTTGTGATGCGGAAATGAGCGCGCGGCGGAAGTCCGCGACGGAATGCAGACGCATCGAGACCGAGATCGGCATCCTGGAAACAGAAATCCGTATTGAAGCGGCGAAGCAACTGTCCCGTCTGAACGTCGACCTCACAGCCCTGAAGACCCGGATGTCGGAAGTGATCGAACGAAAGATCACGACCGCCGCGGAAGGCATTTCCCTCCCGGTCCTGACCACACTGGAATCGGCCGTAGCCGGCTGCACGGCGGAAACGATGGCGGCAATTCAATCCCTTGCCAAACAATACGAATCGAAAAGCCGGGAACTCCTCGCCCCCTGGAACGTTCTGATCCAACGCGAACTCGGCGTCGTCACCGTGCCGGGGGAGCACAGGGGATTTCATGCCCGGGTCCTGGCCGCGATCGCTCTGGCGCGAATAAACCCTTACAGCATTCTCGCGGATATTCTGCCTGGGATGCTGACCTGCAAACCTGCCGTCATCGTCCACCGACTGGAGGCGATCGCAATGGATGTGCCTCGTCGCGTGGAAAGCGTTTTCCGCCCGGTCGAGGAGCTCTTTCCGGCGGAATGGAATGACGAAATAAACGGTCGAATGAACACCGTTCGTCAAGGGATTTCCGCGGCCAGACGCGGGCCCATGGAATTCGAACGGGAGTCTCTGCTCAGAACGATCCGGACAAAACTCCATGCGATCGCAAGAAAAAACAGGTTGTAA
- a CDS encoding rhomboid family intramembrane serine protease: protein MIPIRDINPSRTVPMVNYAIIGVNVFVFLTELFQGGDMARFIYYYGLVPARYSVPEIASYFSFGQQIFSFFSFMFLHGGFLHILGNMWFLYIFGDNVEDHLGPYRYLAFYLLCGISSGLSHMLLNIHSNVPVVGASGAIAGVMGAYLILYPRSRVLTLVPIIIIPFFFELPAFIFMGIWFLIQFLNAAGSFGNATDIAWWAHIGGFLFGILFLRLLGRVPSTGVTHFTRQLAERKTTHRLQVIRPTGPVEDQNLYGTILITPHEALRGTQKVVNIPWGFHNQMIRVTVPPNTREGNILRLDGMGKRMPDGRRGDLMLTVRFEAYHR from the coding sequence ATGATTCCCATTCGAGATATCAACCCGTCAAGAACCGTTCCGATGGTCAATTATGCCATCATCGGGGTCAACGTGTTCGTATTTCTGACCGAGCTTTTTCAGGGCGGCGACATGGCCCGCTTCATTTATTATTATGGTTTGGTCCCCGCCCGTTATTCCGTTCCTGAGATCGCCTCATACTTCAGCTTCGGGCAGCAGATCTTCTCATTCTTCTCTTTCATGTTTCTTCACGGCGGCTTTCTTCACATCCTGGGAAACATGTGGTTTCTCTATATCTTCGGCGACAACGTGGAAGATCATCTGGGCCCTTACCGGTATTTGGCCTTCTATCTCCTCTGCGGCATATCGTCGGGCCTTTCTCACATGCTCCTCAACATCCATTCGAACGTCCCGGTCGTCGGTGCCAGCGGCGCCATTGCCGGCGTCATGGGAGCCTACCTGATTCTCTATCCCCGATCCCGTGTCCTGACCCTGGTTCCTATCATCATTATTCCTTTTTTCTTTGAACTGCCGGCTTTCATCTTCATGGGCATCTGGTTTCTGATTCAGTTCCTCAATGCGGCGGGCAGTTTCGGCAACGCCACGGACATCGCCTGGTGGGCACACATCGGGGGGTTTCTCTTCGGCATCCTGTTCCTGCGGCTATTGGGGAGAGTTCCGTCTACCGGCGTCACCCATTTCACCCGGCAACTGGCTGAACGGAAAACCACCCATCGCCTCCAGGTCATTCGGCCCACCGGTCCCGTGGAAGACCAGAACCTTTACGGCACCATTCTGATCACCCCTCACGAAGCGCTTCGGGGTACCCAAAAGGTCGTCAACATTCCGTGGGGGTTTCACAACCAAATGATTCGCGTTACGGTTCCTCCCAACACCCGGGAAGGAAATATTCTCAGGCTCGACGGCATGGGCAAGCGGATGCCCGACGGACGACGAGGGGATCTGATGCTCACGGTCAGATTCGAGGCCTATCACAGGTAA
- the cls gene encoding cardiolipin synthase: protein MPMIDGWFLLIYAVLAIPAAGHALLFKKDSRSALGWFVICLTFPLAGPVCYFFFGVNRIRSRARKLEVNSPFKIEHEMRDQRQIMAFQIPPPLDEIVRMSDAVNRRPLIAGNMITPLVNGEETYPSMISAIEQAEKYIYLSTYIFETRSTGRIFVDALTHARERGVDVRVIIDGVGEWYSIPRAGRLLAKRGIRFARFLPPRLYPPTFRINLRNHRKILVVDGKVAFVGGMNIRDGHLVNKTENRHPVIDLHFRLTGPIAGQIEHAFLEDWRFATGEQLTPGPVHSFNTGNTICRVVVDGPNIHIDRLEMLLLCAVSFARKSISIMTPYFLPSSELIGALQAAALKGVAVRILLPEKNNLPFVHWASMRLIPDLLERGVGIFFQPPPFVHTKLIIIDHHYAQIGSANLDTRSLRLNFELMVEIYGRSVAQDLLPHFEHQLEKAREITLEEMVARPLALKLRDSFSWLFTPYL from the coding sequence ATGCCTATGATTGATGGATGGTTTCTGCTGATATATGCGGTTCTCGCAATTCCTGCGGCCGGGCATGCTCTTCTTTTCAAGAAGGACTCTCGCTCCGCTCTGGGGTGGTTTGTTATCTGTCTGACATTTCCTTTGGCCGGCCCTGTCTGTTATTTTTTTTTCGGGGTCAACCGCATCCGCTCTCGGGCGAGAAAGCTGGAGGTGAATTCGCCGTTCAAGATCGAGCATGAAATGCGGGACCAGCGGCAAATTATGGCATTTCAGATCCCCCCTCCTCTGGATGAGATTGTCCGGATGTCGGATGCCGTCAATCGGAGGCCCCTTATCGCCGGAAATATGATTACGCCTCTTGTGAACGGCGAGGAAACATATCCGAGTATGATTTCGGCGATTGAACAAGCTGAAAAATACATTTACCTGAGCACCTATATTTTTGAGACCCGTTCGACGGGACGGATCTTTGTCGACGCCTTGACTCATGCTCGGGAACGCGGGGTCGACGTCCGGGTAATCATCGACGGGGTGGGGGAGTGGTACAGTATTCCACGGGCGGGCAGGCTTCTCGCCAAGCGGGGGATTCGATTCGCCCGCTTCCTGCCGCCCAGGCTTTATCCTCCGACATTTCGAATCAATCTTCGTAATCATCGGAAGATTCTGGTCGTCGATGGAAAGGTTGCCTTTGTCGGCGGCATGAACATTCGCGACGGGCACCTGGTCAACAAGACGGAAAATCGACACCCGGTTATCGATCTCCATTTCCGGCTTACCGGTCCCATCGCCGGCCAGATCGAGCATGCCTTTCTTGAGGATTGGCGCTTTGCTACCGGTGAGCAACTTACTCCCGGCCCCGTTCATTCATTCAATACGGGCAATACGATCTGTCGCGTTGTTGTGGACGGTCCGAATATCCATATCGACCGGCTGGAAATGCTGCTGCTTTGCGCCGTCTCCTTCGCCCGCAAGTCCATCTCCATCATGACCCCGTATTTCCTGCCGTCGTCAGAGCTTATCGGCGCCCTGCAAGCCGCCGCTCTCAAAGGGGTGGCGGTTCGGATTCTGCTGCCTGAAAAAAACAACCTTCCCTTCGTTCACTGGGCTTCCATGAGGCTGATTCCCGATCTGCTGGAGCGGGGGGTTGGTATCTTTTTTCAACCCCCCCCATTTGTCCACACCAAGCTGATCATCATCGACCATCATTATGCTCAGATCGGTTCCGCCAATCTCGATACCCGGAGTCTTCGCCTCAATTTCGAGCTCATGGTTGAAATCTACGGTCGCAGCGTAGCTCAGGACTTGCTGCCGCATTTCGAACATCAACTCGAGAAGGCTCGGGAGATCACACTCGAGGAGATGGTGGCCAGGCCTCTTGCTCTCAAGCTTCGCGATTCGTTTTCCTGGCTGTTCACGCCTTACCTGTGA
- the dfsP gene encoding DUF166 family (seleno)protein DfsP — MACDEQQRIVVFQQHASGAGKIRGIRLYGGGQFKIQTISIDDDLPPILDETDRYFPKTLYADLVLNYLNHPDLSCDLVEKCIAQGIPVVVPGKKGGLKGVYTAPTUCGLTRQVGLGRYGEHFGLPEYSIEICREKIADIKVVRGAPCGATWQAARRIIGLDVSAAVTRIGLEAQFFCIADPAAWDPIYGHSPVHYAGEFHIAAVRRALKGLKSKSVG, encoded by the coding sequence ATGGCCTGTGATGAACAGCAGCGAATTGTCGTATTTCAGCAGCATGCCTCCGGTGCCGGTAAAATTCGAGGTATCAGACTATATGGAGGTGGGCAGTTCAAAATTCAGACGATCTCCATTGACGACGACCTTCCCCCGATATTGGACGAGACGGACCGTTACTTTCCGAAGACCCTTTACGCGGATCTGGTCCTGAATTATCTCAACCATCCGGATCTGTCCTGTGATCTTGTGGAAAAATGCATAGCACAGGGGATTCCGGTAGTGGTTCCCGGCAAGAAAGGGGGCTTGAAGGGCGTCTATACCGCCCCCACCTGATGCGGTCTTACCCGGCAGGTCGGCCTGGGACGTTATGGTGAACACTTTGGTCTACCCGAGTACAGCATCGAAATTTGCCGCGAAAAAATCGCAGACATAAAGGTTGTCCGCGGCGCCCCTTGTGGCGCGACATGGCAGGCAGCCCGGCGGATTATCGGACTCGATGTATCGGCGGCCGTGACACGCATCGGCCTGGAGGCTCAGTTTTTCTGTATCGCGGATCCGGCCGCTTGGGATCCGATCTATGGACACAGCCCCGTCCATTATGCCGGAGAATTCCACATTGCCGCCGTCCGTCGTGCACTCAAGGGATTGAAATCAAAGAGCGTTGGGTGA
- a CDS encoding DUF3568 family protein — MKQHNAMQSLKMVISMLISCQTIIGCAFFVTGAVVGAGAYTYVNGELKRSYQAAYEQTVQASLSAMKEMNIEVISIEKQGLTTTIEGNINGKPVVTRISRMDVNISEVAVRSGYVGVWDKNFSTAVHEKIALHL; from the coding sequence GTGAAACAGCACAACGCCATGCAGTCCTTGAAAATGGTCATTTCGATGCTCATCAGCTGTCAAACCATCATCGGCTGTGCCTTTTTTGTTACCGGCGCGGTTGTTGGCGCGGGGGCCTACACTTACGTCAACGGAGAGCTGAAACGTTCATATCAGGCAGCCTATGAGCAAACCGTCCAGGCTTCCCTGTCCGCCATGAAAGAGATGAACATCGAGGTGATATCCATCGAAAAGCAGGGGTTGACAACAACTATAGAAGGAAACATCAACGGAAAACCTGTCGTAACCCGCATCTCCAGAATGGATGTCAACATTTCCGAGGTCGCGGTTCGCTCCGGCTATGTGGGGGTATGGGATAAAAATTTTTCCACTGCGGTTCATGAAAAAATCGCCCTTCACCTGTGA
- the tilS gene encoding tRNA lysidine(34) synthetase TilS, with the protein MKKSPFTCDHNLIQTVVKTIVRHDMLTPGDVVLVGVSGGPDSVALLHVLVRIAERLSFSIGVAHLNHGLRGGASDGDARFVAEIADALHLPCHSARREVAAYRRTRKLSPEEAARSARYEFFEDTAVSHGYNKIALGHHADDNAELVMMYLLRGSGPAGIAGIPPVRDGRYVRPMSNVSRRQIIAFLSKNGIGYRIDGSNADVRFTRNRIRHRLIPMLQKDYNPRISHTLNRLADILRAEEEWLDPLVREMFERCRLKGSVDSVVLSVPELDRIGLAPRRRIIRMAISRIKGDLRRIELAHIDRVSVEMLAVSSVRTKTIHLPDRIRVTRTDAALCICRESVPLRRMSLSSSPPDYDYQVADVPTHRKPTELRIAEIGGRLQFSMASVEDVDGWRKTSPDTAFFDMAAIHFPLTVRNFRPGDRFTPLGFSGTQKLKAFFINNKIPVALRRQCPLLLSDEKIIWVVGHRIAEKAKVVASSKNLLKVQLLLA; encoded by the coding sequence ATGAAAAAATCGCCCTTCACCTGTGATCATAACCTGATTCAAACTGTCGTTAAAACCATTGTCCGGCATGATATGCTCACGCCGGGAGATGTTGTTCTGGTGGGTGTTTCAGGTGGTCCGGATTCCGTCGCCCTTCTTCATGTCCTGGTCCGGATAGCTGAACGATTGTCATTCTCCATCGGCGTGGCGCACCTCAATCACGGACTCCGCGGCGGGGCTTCCGACGGAGACGCCCGATTCGTGGCTGAGATCGCCGATGCACTTCATCTACCCTGCCACTCCGCGCGTCGGGAGGTAGCGGCTTATCGGCGGACCCGAAAACTTTCACCTGAAGAGGCGGCTCGCAGTGCGCGGTATGAATTCTTCGAGGACACTGCCGTAAGCCATGGATACAACAAGATCGCACTCGGTCATCATGCCGACGACAATGCAGAACTCGTCATGATGTACCTTCTCCGAGGCAGCGGACCCGCAGGCATCGCAGGGATACCGCCCGTCCGGGACGGTCGTTATGTAAGACCGATGTCAAATGTCAGCCGACGACAAATCATCGCTTTTCTATCGAAAAACGGGATTGGATACCGCATCGATGGGTCCAACGCCGATGTGCGCTTTACGAGAAATCGCATCCGACATCGGTTGATCCCAATGCTTCAAAAGGACTACAATCCAAGGATTTCCCACACCCTGAATCGCCTGGCTGACATCCTCAGGGCCGAAGAGGAATGGCTGGATCCCCTTGTCCGGGAAATGTTCGAGCGTTGTCGGTTGAAGGGAAGTGTCGATTCCGTCGTCCTTTCCGTGCCGGAGCTCGACAGGATCGGATTGGCACCCCGGCGGCGGATAATCCGCATGGCTATTTCGAGGATCAAAGGTGATCTTCGGCGAATCGAGCTGGCGCATATCGACCGGGTGTCGGTGGAGATGCTGGCGGTCTCTTCCGTGCGGACAAAGACCATCCACCTGCCGGATCGGATCAGGGTAACCCGGACGGATGCAGCGCTTTGCATCTGCCGTGAATCGGTCCCGCTCCGGCGAATGTCCCTGTCATCATCGCCCCCGGATTACGACTATCAGGTAGCCGACGTTCCAACCCATCGGAAACCGACAGAACTCCGGATCGCGGAGATCGGTGGGCGGTTGCAGTTTTCAATGGCGTCCGTCGAAGACGTGGACGGCTGGCGAAAGACATCTCCAGATACCGCATTTTTCGACATGGCAGCGATCCATTTTCCTTTGACCGTCAGGAATTTCAGACCCGGTGACCGGTTCACCCCGCTGGGATTTTCAGGAACACAGAAGTTGAAAGCATTTTTCATCAACAACAAGATCCCCGTCGCGTTACGTCGGCAATGTCCCCTGTTGTTGAGCGATGAAAAGATTATCTGGGTCGTGGGGCACAGGATCGCCGAAAAGGCCAAAGTCGTCGCATCCAGCAAAAACCTGCTTAAGGTACAACTTTTGCTTGCCTAA